In Cicer arietinum cultivar CDC Frontier isolate Library 1 chromosome 7, Cicar.CDCFrontier_v2.0, whole genome shotgun sequence, a single window of DNA contains:
- the LOC101511116 gene encoding nucleoside diphosphate kinase 1, whose product MAEQTFIMIKPDGVQRGLVGEVISRFEKKGFYLKGLKLQNVERAFAEKHYSDLSAKPFFSGLVDYIVSGPVVAMIWEGKNVVLTGRKIIGATNPAQSEPGTIRGDFAIDIGRNVIHGSDSVESATKEIALWFPEGPANWQSSLHSWIYE is encoded by the exons ATGGCCGAGCAAACTTTCATCATGATCAAGCCCGATGGTGTTCAAAGAGGCCTC GTTGGTGAGGTTATTAGCAGGTTTGAGAAGAAGGGTTTCTACTTGAAAG GTTTGAAACTCCAAAATGTGGAGCGTGCTTTTGCCGAGAAGCATTATTCTGATTTGTCTGCAAAGCCTTTCTTTAGTGGATTGGTGGATTACATTGTCTCTGGCCCTGTTGTTGCCATGATTTGGGAGGGCAAGAATGTTGTGCTCACTGGCCGAAAGATTATTGGTGCCACTAACCCTGCTCAATCTGAGCCAGGAACTATTCGTGGTGATTTTGCCATTGACATTGGAAG GAACGTTATCCATGGAAGCGATTCTGTTGAAAGTGCAACCAAGGAAATTGCATTGTGGTTCCCTGAGGGCCCTGCCAACTGGCAAAGCAGCCTCCACTCTTGGATCTACGAGTAA
- the LOC101510788 gene encoding probable WRKY transcription factor 12 encodes MEGERDVPNYELQVSFTNTPQAIHEMGFVQFEENQVLSFLSPSTQSHQLSQSLNSGGSGSTTTAIAAAVATTTTAAGFNHNDLVTRTPWNNEQVRTLDPKAVSDENCTGNTSDGNNTWWRSGGTEKNKVKVRRKLREPRFCFQTRSEVDVLDDGYKWRKYGQKVVKNSLHPRSYYRCTHNNCRVKKRVERLSEDCRMVITTYEGRHNHSPCDDSNSSEHECFTSF; translated from the exons aTGGAAGGAGAGAGAGATGTTCCCAATTATGAGCTTCAAGTTTCATTCACAAACACTCCACAAGCCATCCATGAAATGGGTTTTGTTCAATTTGAAGAAAATCAAGTTCTTAGCTTCTTGTCACCCTCTACACAATCTCATCAACTTTCTCAATCTCTAAATTCCGGCGGCAGCGGTAGCACTACCACTGCTATCGCTGCAGCCGTCGCAACAACCACGACGGCCGCCGGATTCAACCATAACGATCTTGTCACTAGAACTCCTTGGAATAATGAACAg GTAAGAACTCTAGATCCGAAAGCTGTGAGTGATGAGAATTGCACTGGAAACACTAGTGATGGCAACAACACATG GTGGAGGAGTGGAGGCACAGAGAAGAACAAGGTGAAAGTGAGGAGGAAACTAAGAGAGCCAAGGTTTTGTTTTCAGACAAGAAGTGAGGTGGATGTGCTTGATGATGGTTACAAATGGAGGAAGTATGGTCAGAAAGTTGTCAAGAATAGCCTTCATCCAAG AAGTTATTATCGGTGCACACACAACAATTGTAGGGTGAAAAAAAGAGTTGAACGACTCTCAGAAGATTGTCGTATGGTGATAACCACTTATGAAGGAAGACACAATCACTCTCCTTGTGACGACTCTAATTCTTCGGAACATGAATGTTTTACATCTTTCTGA